A genome region from Flavobacterium sp. includes the following:
- a CDS encoding valine--tRNA ligase — protein sequence MTIPAQFDAKAIENKWYDYWMKNNYFHSEPDHRTPYTIVIPPPNVTGVLHMGHMLNNTIQDVLIRRARLKGFNACWVPGTDHASIATEAKVVAKLKAEGINKNDLTREEFLKHAWEWTDKYGGTILEQLKKLGASCDWERTKFTMDPDMSASVIKSFVDLYNKGLIYRGYRMVNWDPEAKTTLSDEEVIYEEQQGKLFFLKYKIEGTEEFLTIATTRPETIFGDTAICINPNDERFTHLKGKKAIVPICGRVIPIIEDEYVDVEFGTGCLKVTPAHDMNDKTLGEKHNLEIVDIFNEDATLNSFGLHYQGKDRFVVRKEIEKELQEIGALAKTETHLNKVGTSERTKAVIEPRLSDQWFLKMEELVKPAIKSVLETGDIKLHPKRFENTYAHWLNNIRDWNISRQLWWGQQIPAYYYGDGKVDFVVAENIEDALALAKEKTSNNSLTTSDLKQDVDALDTWFSSWLWPMSVFGGIMDPESPDFKYYYPTNDLVTGPDILFFWVARMIIAGYEYAGEKPFTNVYLTGLVRDKQRRKMSKSLGNSPDPLDLIDKFSADGVRVGLLLSASAGNDIMFDEELCSQGKAFSNKIWNAFKLIKGWEVSETIAQPESSKVAIEWYEAKLQQTLVDIEDNFEKYRISDSLMAIYKLVWDDFCSWFLEMIKPAYQQPIDSITFAKAIEMLESNLKLLHPFMPFLTEEIWQLITERTPEEALIVSTWPELKPFNADLITDFDNITEVISGIRTIRKDKNIPFKDVIELKAINSENLTTYFDSIVTKLGNVSAFEYVSTKVDGALSFRVKSNEYFIPISGNIDVEAEIAKLTEELNYTKGFLKSVEAKLSNEKFVNGAPEKVLNIEKQKQADALAKIATIEQSLAGLK from the coding sequence ATGACAATTCCAGCACAATTTGACGCTAAAGCGATTGAGAACAAATGGTATGATTACTGGATGAAAAACAATTATTTTCATTCAGAACCTGATCATAGAACACCTTATACAATTGTAATTCCACCGCCAAACGTCACTGGAGTCCTTCACATGGGACATATGTTGAATAATACAATTCAGGATGTTTTAATTCGTCGTGCGCGTTTAAAAGGATTCAACGCTTGCTGGGTTCCGGGAACGGATCACGCATCGATTGCTACAGAAGCAAAAGTGGTAGCGAAATTAAAAGCCGAAGGAATCAACAAAAATGATTTGACTCGTGAAGAATTCCTAAAACATGCCTGGGAATGGACAGATAAATATGGCGGAACAATCTTAGAGCAGCTTAAAAAACTAGGTGCTTCATGCGATTGGGAACGTACTAAATTTACAATGGATCCAGATATGTCTGCATCTGTAATTAAATCGTTTGTAGATTTATACAACAAAGGTCTAATTTACAGAGGATACCGAATGGTAAACTGGGATCCGGAAGCAAAAACGACTCTTTCTGACGAAGAAGTAATTTATGAAGAACAACAAGGAAAATTATTTTTCTTAAAATATAAAATCGAGGGAACTGAGGAATTTTTAACCATTGCCACAACTCGTCCCGAAACTATTTTTGGAGATACGGCAATTTGTATCAATCCAAATGATGAGCGTTTTACACATTTAAAAGGTAAAAAAGCAATCGTTCCTATTTGCGGAAGAGTAATTCCTATTATTGAAGACGAATATGTAGATGTAGAATTCGGAACAGGATGTTTGAAAGTAACGCCTGCGCACGATATGAACGATAAAACTTTGGGTGAAAAACACAATCTTGAAATCGTTGATATTTTTAATGAAGATGCAACATTAAATAGTTTCGGATTACACTACCAAGGAAAAGACCGTTTTGTTGTTCGTAAAGAAATTGAAAAAGAACTTCAAGAAATTGGTGCTTTAGCAAAAACAGAAACACACTTAAATAAAGTAGGAACTTCTGAAAGAACAAAAGCGGTAATCGAGCCAAGATTATCTGACCAATGGTTCTTGAAAATGGAAGAATTAGTAAAACCTGCAATTAAGTCGGTTTTAGAAACAGGAGATATTAAATTACACCCAAAACGTTTCGAAAATACGTATGCGCACTGGTTAAATAATATCCGTGATTGGAATATTTCTCGCCAATTATGGTGGGGACAACAAATTCCGGCTTACTATTATGGAGACGGAAAAGTAGATTTCGTTGTGGCTGAAAACATTGAAGATGCTTTAGCATTAGCGAAAGAAAAAACATCTAACAACTCACTTACAACATCTGACTTAAAGCAAGATGTTGATGCATTAGATACGTGGTTTTCTTCTTGGTTATGGCCAATGTCTGTTTTTGGCGGAATTATGGATCCAGAAAGTCCAGACTTTAAATACTATTATCCAACAAACGACTTAGTAACTGGTCCGGATATTTTATTTTTCTGGGTTGCGAGAATGATCATTGCGGGTTATGAATATGCTGGCGAAAAACCTTTTACAAATGTATATTTAACAGGTTTAGTTCGTGATAAACAACGTCGTAAAATGTCTAAATCATTAGGAAATTCTCCTGATCCTTTAGATTTGATCGATAAATTTAGTGCCGATGGAGTTCGTGTAGGATTGCTTTTAAGCGCTTCTGCAGGAAACGATATTATGTTTGATGAAGAATTATGCAGTCAGGGAAAAGCGTTTTCAAACAAAATCTGGAATGCATTTAAATTGATTAAAGGATGGGAAGTTTCAGAAACTATCGCTCAGCCAGAATCATCAAAAGTAGCAATCGAATGGTACGAAGCTAAATTGCAGCAGACTTTAGTTGATATTGAAGATAATTTTGAGAAATACAGAATTTCAGATTCTTTAATGGCGATTTATAAATTGGTTTGGGATGATTTCTGTTCTTGGTTCTTAGAAATGATTAAACCGGCATATCAACAGCCAATTGACAGCATAACTTTTGCGAAAGCGATCGAAATGTTAGAAAGTAACCTGAAATTATTGCATCCGTTTATGCCTTTCTTAACAGAGGAAATATGGCAGTTAATTACAGAAAGAACGCCGGAAGAAGCTTTAATCGTTTCAACCTGGCCGGAATTAAAACCATTCAATGCAGATTTAATTACTGATTTTGATAATATTACAGAAGTAATTTCCGGAATTAGAACAATTAGAAAAGATAAAAATATTCCGTTTAAAGATGTTATCGAATTAAAAGCAATCAACAGCGAAAACTTAACAACTTATTTCGATTCAATCGTAACAAAATTAGGAAACGTTTCAGCTTTTGAGTATGTTTCAACAAAAGTAGACGGCGCATTATCTTTCCGTGTAAAATCAAATGAATATTTTATTCCGATTTCAGGAAATATCGATGTTGAAGCAGAAATTGCAAAACTGACAGAAGAATTGAATTATACAAAAGGATTCCTGAAATCTGTTGAAGCAAAACTTTCTAACGAGAAATTCGTAAACGGAGCTCCGGAAAAAGTTTTAAACATTGAAAAACAAAAACAAGCTGATGCTTTGGCAAAAATTGCTACAATCGAGCAGAGTTTAGCTGGTTTGAAATAA
- a CDS encoding APC family permease has translation MSDSAKNQLRKSLGLSFNIAVLIGGTIGVGILRTPGTIAEMLNNYWLILASWLFGGLYVLLGANSYSELATMLPKAGGSYNYIKRAFGEYAGFLSGWFDYITNAIPPAFYCIVISEYMIILFPALANYSTVMAVSLLAAFVLLHLSGVKNGSVIQQITSLLKVICFVALVVACFMYTGVKVPAVKTDNSVFQIGLVFGFFKSLQLIIGTYNGWNAVCFFAEENENPNKNIPKSLYSGVLLVVAIYVLVNAAFFHVLPIETLAKSNLAAADVAKILFGENGATIVTVISIFSLISILNAFMMIPPRILYGLSRDGFFIKEGTQVNKGGTPIVALLVSSLFSLLLIIFVGSFEALFSFAAFISIIVWGLAYFSLLKLRNSEPNLPRPYNSFWYPWTTIIAIIASIALFIGFIFSDQTSFIIIIGITVVSYPLFWILKKKKK, from the coding sequence ATGTCCGATTCTGCCAAAAACCAATTAAGGAAAAGTTTAGGTTTAAGTTTTAATATTGCCGTGCTGATTGGCGGAACAATCGGTGTTGGAATTTTGAGAACTCCAGGAACAATTGCCGAAATGCTCAACAATTACTGGCTTATTCTCGCATCGTGGCTTTTTGGCGGTTTGTATGTTTTACTTGGCGCTAATTCGTATTCAGAATTGGCTACAATGTTACCAAAAGCCGGAGGATCGTATAATTATATCAAAAGGGCTTTTGGCGAATATGCCGGTTTTCTTTCCGGCTGGTTTGATTACATTACAAATGCTATTCCGCCCGCTTTTTACTGCATTGTAATAAGCGAATACATGATTATCTTATTTCCGGCACTGGCTAATTATTCAACTGTGATGGCCGTTTCATTATTGGCTGCTTTTGTTTTACTGCATTTAAGCGGTGTAAAAAACGGAAGTGTAATTCAGCAGATTACCAGTTTATTAAAAGTCATTTGTTTTGTGGCTTTAGTTGTAGCGTGCTTTATGTATACTGGCGTAAAAGTTCCTGCAGTTAAAACAGACAATTCTGTTTTTCAAATAGGTTTAGTATTCGGATTTTTTAAATCATTGCAATTAATCATCGGAACTTATAATGGCTGGAACGCTGTTTGTTTTTTTGCCGAAGAAAATGAAAATCCTAATAAAAACATTCCGAAGTCTTTATACAGCGGTGTTTTACTTGTAGTGGCTATTTATGTTTTGGTAAATGCTGCTTTTTTTCATGTTTTGCCAATTGAAACTTTAGCAAAATCTAATTTAGCTGCCGCAGATGTTGCCAAGATTTTGTTTGGAGAAAACGGAGCCACAATTGTTACCGTAATTTCTATTTTTTCTTTAATCAGTATTTTGAATGCATTTATGATGATTCCGCCGAGAATTCTTTATGGATTAAGCCGTGACGGATTTTTTATAAAAGAAGGAACTCAAGTAAATAAAGGCGGAACTCCAATTGTGGCACTTTTGGTTTCGTCACTTTTCAGCTTGCTTTTAATAATCTTTGTTGGTTCTTTTGAAGCTTTATTTTCTTTTGCTGCTTTTATTTCCATTATTGTTTGGGGACTCGCCTATTTTTCGCTTTTAAAACTCAGAAATTCTGAACCCAATTTACCAAGACCTTATAATTCTTTTTGGTATCCGTGGACCACTATAATTGCCATTATTGCTTCGATTGCTTTATTTATCGGATTTATTTTCAGTGACCAAACCAGTTTTATAATTATCATTGGAATTACTGTTGTTTCTTATCCTTTGTTTTGGATTTTGAAGAAGAAAAAAAAATAA
- a CDS encoding TonB-dependent siderophore receptor, whose protein sequence is MKYKLLFALGFLGFVSSYGQSYSNSESAASVSDTVKNKKGEILNEVVVTKNKEPKPVTAVRSGLKPMDNPQSIQVIGSEVIEQQQAIRLSEVLKNANGVYVGSARGGAQESFFSRGYDMSANNMFKNGFRYNAGSIPDVSGLDKVEFLKGGSALMFGNVAPGGILNLVTKTPQFKSGGEIAMQMGSFAYYKPSVDFYGPLSKSIAFRFNGSYENSESFRDVVKNERLYVNPSLLFAISQKTQITLQGDYLTADWTPDFGTGIVGTQILDLPRNNFYGSLWSNGNTKSASASVLLNHDFNKNWKLNFNSSYQTYNRTSKSTAQLSTVSSNGNWTRPLVQNENLEQILGDQLSLQGNFNTGSVKHQIFTGADWENSFATAYTFAFNPANYDTINLFNFDPSTQRNDIPNARATQIAKTETNRFGVYFQDLISITEKLKVLAGLRWSWQEAEVTTYKETYALGVQTVRPEDAVPTVGAKKLDNAFSPKFGLIYQPRKDVSLFASYSTSFTPNTGTTADLKPIDPSIIDQYEAGIKTDFLEGMLSTNVTVYQITNSNLAQTAEFKADGSLNTDTNVKVLSGETKSKGIEVDVTARPVEGLNIIAGYSYNDMRYTKTSGLNGSFIEGDRLVRTPANTANLSFFYTVQEGFFKGISVGAIGNYIGDRLGGWNDQYSTDKTKYPDGIYHREIPIKGYTTIDASVGYTWRKFSILCKLSNITNELNYTVHENYSVNPIAPRQVMGTLRYRL, encoded by the coding sequence ATGAAATATAAATTACTATTTGCATTAGGATTCTTAGGTTTTGTTTCTTCATACGGACAAAGCTATTCAAATTCAGAATCAGCGGCCTCAGTTAGCGATACAGTTAAAAATAAAAAAGGAGAAATCCTGAATGAGGTAGTTGTTACCAAAAACAAAGAACCAAAACCTGTAACGGCTGTACGTTCTGGATTAAAACCAATGGATAATCCGCAAAGCATACAAGTTATAGGATCTGAAGTTATTGAACAGCAGCAAGCAATTAGATTAAGTGAAGTATTGAAAAATGCAAATGGAGTTTATGTAGGTTCAGCTCGTGGAGGCGCACAAGAATCATTCTTTTCTAGAGGTTATGATATGTCTGCCAATAATATGTTTAAAAATGGTTTCCGTTACAATGCCGGCTCTATTCCGGATGTATCGGGTTTAGATAAAGTTGAATTCTTAAAAGGAGGATCAGCGTTAATGTTTGGAAACGTAGCTCCGGGCGGAATCCTTAATCTTGTTACTAAAACACCTCAATTTAAAAGCGGTGGAGAAATAGCAATGCAAATGGGAAGTTTTGCTTATTACAAACCATCTGTCGATTTCTATGGTCCGTTAAGCAAATCAATTGCCTTTAGATTTAATGGTTCTTATGAAAACTCTGAAAGTTTTAGAGATGTTGTTAAAAACGAACGTTTGTATGTAAACCCGTCTTTACTTTTTGCTATCAGTCAAAAAACACAAATTACCCTTCAGGGAGATTATCTAACAGCCGATTGGACTCCAGATTTTGGAACTGGAATTGTTGGTACACAAATTCTTGATTTACCTCGTAATAATTTTTACGGATCACTTTGGTCAAACGGAAATACAAAATCTGCCAGTGCATCTGTATTATTAAATCATGATTTTAATAAAAACTGGAAGCTTAACTTCAACAGTTCTTATCAAACTTACAACAGAACTTCAAAATCTACAGCGCAATTATCTACTGTAAGCAGTAATGGAAATTGGACAAGACCATTAGTTCAGAACGAAAACTTAGAACAAATTTTAGGAGATCAGTTAAGTCTTCAGGGGAACTTTAACACAGGATCTGTAAAACATCAGATTTTTACAGGTGCTGACTGGGAAAATTCGTTTGCAACAGCTTATACATTTGCTTTTAATCCGGCAAATTATGATACTATTAATCTTTTCAACTTCGATCCTTCAACACAAAGAAATGATATTCCGAATGCGAGAGCAACTCAAATTGCCAAAACAGAAACCAACCGTTTTGGTGTTTACTTTCAGGATTTAATTTCAATTACTGAGAAATTAAAAGTTTTAGCAGGTTTACGTTGGTCTTGGCAGGAAGCAGAAGTTACGACTTACAAAGAAACTTATGCTTTGGGAGTACAAACAGTACGCCCGGAAGATGCTGTACCAACAGTTGGCGCTAAAAAATTAGATAATGCATTTTCACCAAAATTCGGTTTAATTTATCAGCCAAGAAAAGACGTTTCTTTATTTGCCAGTTACTCTACTTCGTTTACTCCAAACACAGGAACTACAGCTGATTTAAAACCAATCGATCCTTCAATTATCGATCAGTATGAAGCTGGTATCAAAACTGATTTCTTAGAAGGAATGTTAAGCACAAACGTAACGGTTTATCAAATTACAAACAGCAATCTGGCTCAAACAGCTGAATTTAAAGCCGATGGAAGTTTAAACACAGATACAAACGTAAAAGTTTTAAGTGGTGAAACTAAAAGTAAAGGTATTGAAGTTGATGTTACTGCAAGACCAGTTGAAGGTTTAAATATTATTGCGGGTTACAGCTACAATGATATGCGTTATACTAAAACATCTGGCTTAAACGGAAGTTTTATTGAAGGCGATCGTCTTGTGCGAACTCCTGCTAATACAGCAAACTTAAGTTTCTTTTATACGGTACAAGAAGGTTTCTTTAAAGGAATTTCTGTTGGCGCAATTGGAAACTACATTGGTGATCGTTTAGGTGGATGGAATGATCAATACAGCACTGATAAAACTAAATATCCTGATGGAATCTACCACAGAGAAATTCCAATAAAAGGGTATACAACAATCGATGCTTCTGTTGGATATACATGGAGAAAATTCTCGATTCTTTGTAAATTATCAAACATTACAAACGAATTAAATTATACAGTTCACGAAAATTACAGCGTAAACCCAATTGCGCCACGTCAGGTAATGGGAACTTTACGTTATAGATTATAA